AATACTGGCCCGGCAAGGCCTGAGCTCGGTAATAATAAACCGTGTCCGCCTTCAGTCCGTCCACTTGCACCTCTACCGTGAAATCACGCTCAGCGTCAGCGCGCTCATTCTTGATGACGGTTTCTTTCATAAAAGCAGGATCGGTCGAAACTTCAAACTGAACATTGGATTCCTCGTTAGCCCGCGCCCACAACTCTGCTGACGAGTCCGTTATATCTCCGCTCGCCGTCCCGTGTGAAATATATGGCTTCGTCAGCAGCTCTGCCAGGAGGTCGGAATTATTCGTAAACATACCGTCCACACCCAGGGAAAGCAGATGTACCATTTGATCCTGCGTGTTCACCGTATACGGGTGTACGAAGAGCCCGTATTGATGGGCGGCATCCATGAGCTTCGGCACCACGACACTTTGCGTCGGGCCGACTCCCGCGGCATAATCCGAAATGCGTGCAAACTCGGTGTAGACATCTTTGCCTGCCAGCATTTGCGCCGAATAAAGCTGCACAAGAGGCAGAGCAGGCGCCAGGGATTTGAGCTTGCGAAGGCTCGCCTCGCTGAAGGACTGAAGTATTACATTACCTTTATCGATGAGGTCATAGTGCTTTAGGACGTCAACCAGCTTCTCCTCCATGCCGGGATAAACATCAGGCGCTTTCGTTTCGATATAGAGGCCTGCCTTGCCGCTGCCAAGCTTCTCCACCAGTTCGACAGCTTCTTCGAGCGTAGGCACTTTAAGTCCGGTATATTTCTTGTCGGCTGCGCTCGGATATTTCTCGTTAAACCAGGAACCGGCATCAAGACGGCTGATTTCCTCCAGTGTGAAGTCTTTCACCGACCATGGCGACCGGTCCGGGTACTGCTGTCTCACATTCGTCGTTCTACTCAGCGTTTCATCATGCAGGGCAACCAGCCGTCCATCCTTGGTCATCTGCAAATCGAGCTCGACGTAGTCCGCTTTCAATTGAATCGCCTGTGTGTAAGCCTCCAGCGTATGCTCGGGAGCATATGCCGATGCTCCCCGGTGCGCAATAACCGCCACTTCACCGGTGAGCGGTTTCAATCTCGAATCATCAGCCTCTGGCGGAGCGGCATTCGGTGTGGCTGCAACCTGGGGCAGAGCAGGCGACGATACGAGGAGAGACAGTGAAACAGCAAGCACGATCCAACCTTTCTTCACTTATCATTCATCTCCTTTACAAATAGACTGCCCTCTCACTATATTGGAGATTTGTACGACCTCTTTTAACGCGGGGATAAGCTTTGGTAAATGCAGGATTGTACGGTGCCCGTTTCGTCCGGACGGACATATGATAAGCATAGTAAATAAACGGTCAAGACCATGCAAATACAGCGAAGGTGATCAATCTTAATACCGTTTGGGAGACATCAAGGATTCCTAAACGGTGGCTGCCGAACATGAATAAATTCGATGCGATTTGCGTCCCCTCGCTTCAAAAACAAACGGGCAATGAAAAACAGCGGCGTTAAGGTACCCGTATTCATCGTTCCTCACGGAGTCAACACCAAACTATTTACTCCCGCGAATAAGAAGCTGCCGGTACCCGGATCCAGAGGCAAATTTATCTTCGTGTCCGTGTTTGGCTTCCAACACCGCAAAAATCCGGAAGCATTGTTAAGGGCCTACTGGGAAGAATTCTCCGCCGCCGATCGGACACTTCTGGTCATCAAGACGAACGGCTATGCGCCTTTCGAGAATGAAAGATGGATCAAAAACCGAATTCAAATATACAAAAAGAGACTTGGTATCCGCAAAAAAACGGCGCCTGTTACGATTATTGCAAGGCGTCTGCGGCCGAATCAGCATAAACGGATTTATACGCTCGGACATGTATTTGTACTCCCTACAAGAGGCGAAGGAGTCGGTCTGCCGTTCCTCGAATCGTTATCCAGCGGCGTTCCCGTCCATCGCTACAGGCTGGGGCGGACATATGGATTTCTTAAGGGGGAATAACTCGTTTTTCATCAAGTATAAATTAAGAAATCCCGCCTCCAGCATGAACAGCAGACACTCGATTTCCCGCCAATTCCGTCATTTGTTCGCGCAGAGAGGCCAGCTCTGGGCGGAACCGGTTATCGGCAGCTTGAGAAAACAGATGAGGACGGCGTATAAGAACCCTCTACTATGCAAGAGAAAAGGACGGCTGGGCAGACGGAGCGTGCTTAAATATACATGGAATCGTGCCGGAACCTCAATGAAAAAAGTCGTGGAAAAGGTACTACGGCAAAGGAAATCCGGACGGCGTAGCAAAAGGCGCTGAGCCGATGCGCAACGAAACGAAAGAACCCTGATCCGTGGGGGGATCAGGGTTTTCTGCTGTCTGCTGCGGCTACTTCCTGCCGGGCATGCATCTGCATGCTGCGGGATACTTGATTGCCGGGCATGAGGCGGGCTGCGGCCTATGTCAGCTCGCGAATACCCGTGTTCGCCTTCACCAGTATTTCATCGAATTTCGCATCATTACGCTTCGAGGAGAGAAAAGTGCCCACAAACGCCCCGAGGAACCCCAACGGGATCGAGATGATGCCGGGGTTCGTGAGGGTGATGAGCGGAGTGCCGGTGAAAATCGCTTTGCCCGGATCCGGACTCCATACATTGGGACTGACCGCTACAAGAATGAGCGCGCTCAGCAGACCCACGAGCATTCCGGTCACCGCTCCCGAGGTATTGAATCTCCTCCAGAATACGGTGAATACGAGAACAGGCAGGTTCGCGCTGGCCGCCACGGCAAAAGCCAAAGCCACCAGGAATGCGACATTCAGCTTCTGCGCAAACAACGCGAGCAGGATCGAGATCACCGCAACGCCGACGGAAGCAAGCTTGGCCGCCTTCATCTGCTCCTTCTCCTTCGCTTTACCCTTCCGGACGATATGGCTGTAGAAGTCGTGCGCGAATGCCGATGCCGCAGAGAGCACCAGACCGGCAACAACGGCCAGAATCGTTGCGAATGCGACCGCCGAGACGAAGGCGAACAGAAATTCGCCGCCAAGAGCTCTCGCAAGGAGCGGCGCCGCCATATTGCCCGCGGCATTCGCCTCGACAATCGCGCTCTCGCCGACGAATGCCGCGGCCCCGAAGCCAAGGAAGAGCGTCATGACATAGAACAAACCGATTACCCAGGTCGCGACGACGACCGATTTCCGTGCTGTCGGCGCGTCCTTGACCGTGAAGAACCGAATCAGGATATGCGGTAATCCCGCAGTTCCCAATACAAGGGCAAGATTAAGCGAAATGGTGTCGAGTCCGTTCGCGAACTTATTGCCCGGGTTCAGGAACGCCTCCTTCAGCGGAGTCGCTGTCCGCATCTCACTGAACATTTGCAGGATATTGAAGTCGAACCTCGCGAGAACTATCAGCGAAATAATCAAGGTCCCGGCTATAAGGAGCACGCATTTGATGATCTGCACCCAGCTTGTCGCGGTCATTCCTCCGAAGACCACATAGACGGTCATCAGAACGCCGACGATGAGTACGGAGCTCGTATAATCGAGGGCCGGGATCAGCAGCGAAATAAGCGCACCGGCGCCGACCAGCTGCGCGATCATATAGAAGATCGATATGACCACCGAGTTCAGCGCCGAGACACCGCGGATCTTCTTGTTATCGAAGCGGGCGGCGATCATGTCCGCCATCGTATACTTACCCAGGTTCCGAAGCGGTTCAGCCACCAAATAGAGCACGACCAGATAAGCGACCAGAAATCCGATGCTGTAAAAGAAACCGTCGAACCCGAACAATGCGATCATTCCCGCAATGCCGAGGAAAGAAGCGGCCGACATGTAATCTCCGGCAATGGCCAGTCCGTTCTGCCAGCCCGTCAGTCCTCCCCCGGCTGTGTAAAACTCGCTGGCCGTTTTTGTTTTTTTGGAAGCATAGTAGGTAATGACAAGCGTCCCGGCCACAATGACGAGAAAGAGCAGAAGCGCCGTACTCATGAATTATCCCTCCTTTGTGTTATGTTGTACCTGCCGTTTAAGCTCTTCGCTAAGCGCATCGAATTCAACCGATTTTCTCGTGTAGAGATAGCACAATACCCACGTCATGATAAATTGGGAGAAAGCAAAGATCCATGCCCACGTTATCGAGCCGACAGCCTCCCGGTTCAAGACATCGAAGTAAGATGTCATAACCGGAAGAGTAATGTAAAACGCCAGGAAGAACAGTGTCATCGGGATAATAAACCGTTTTTTCTTTGCCATCAGCCTGCGGAAAAGCTCCGACCTTGCCACCTCGCTGTAACTCAGACGGCCTTTGTTCAACCAGATCCCTCCTAATAATGAAATATGACCTATTGAATATGTATCAGCTTGGCAACCACAATATGACGCCAAATACAAGAAGTTACGGTTACCGCCAATTTATGCCTCCTCTGTTATTTACACAAAAGAGCCCGCCATGTATCGTCATAGCGGACTCTTTTTTTTGCATTTGCGGATGCGGGGCATTCAAGCCTCATTCGTTTGCGTTCGGGCTTCGTCAAGTCTGGGCTTATGGGACTCCCCCCACTTCTTCATCCCTAATATGATCGGTTCCAGCGTTCTTCCGAACTCAGTCAGCGAGTATTCCACTTTCGGTGGAACTTCTCTGTACACTTCCCGGTGAATAATACCGTCCCGTTCAAGCTCCCGCAGCTGTAAGGTAAGCATAAACTGCGTAAGTCTGGGATAAAGCCGCCGGAATTCATTAAATCGCTTCGTGCCGCCAATAAGATGATAGAGAATTATCCCTTTCCATTTCCCTCCTATAACATCCAGAGTTGTTTCGACTGGACATCCGTCCATTGTCGCACTGCATTTCTTTTTTTGATCCGCCATAGCGCTGTATTCCTCCAATGGTATGATTTTTATAACTATATAATAAAAATATGCGTACTTTTTTAAAGTAAATATACATCATATAATTTAATCGTAACATATAGCGAGCTGAAAGGATGAAAAAAATATGAACAGTCATCAAACAATGAAGGCAGTGGGCTTTTACCGTACTCTTCCATTATCCGATCCTGAAAGTCTTATTGATCTCGAACTGGAAAAGCCTTTGCCGACAGGCCAGGACCTCTTGGTGGAAGTGAAAGCCATATCCGTGAACCCGGCCGATGTGAAGGTTCGGGCAAGGGGCAACGACGATCATGAAACTCCCAAAATCATCGGCTGGGATGCAGCCGGAATAGTAGTACAGGTGGGACCCGAATGTACGTTATTTAAGCCCGGAGATGAAGTCTATTACGCAGGGAGCGTGGTTCGTCCCGGCTGTAACAGCGAATTCCAACTGGTGGATGAGCAGATTGTGGGGAGAAAACCGGTAAGTCTGGATTTTTCGCAAGCCGCAGCTATGCCGCTCACTTCCATTACCGCTTGGGAGGGGCTGCACGACCGCTTGGGAATCAGCCATAACGAACAAGAGAATCGGGGCAAAACAATTCTAATCATCGGCGCATCGGGCGGCGTCGGCTCCATTGCGACTCAGCTGGCCAAGCTCGCGGGGTTGACGGTTATCGGTACGTCATCGAGAGCGGAATCGTCCCAGTGGGCCAGAGAGCACGGAGCGGATTTCATTATCAACCATAGGAAGGAGTTCGCTCCCCAGCTGGGGGAACTTGGCTTCGAGAAGGTCGATTATATATTCTGCCTGAACGATACAGCCGGTCATTGGGACAATATGGCTGAGGTGATCGCTCCGCAAGGAAAAATATGCTCCATCGTTCCTGCCGAGCATCCGCTTAATCTTGACTTGATCTTCTTCAAGAGCGTGTCGTTTCACTGGGAGCTAATGTTTACAAGATCCCAATTCCAAACGCATGACAGGATTGAGCAGCACCATCTATTAAACAAGATATCCGAACTGATCGATTCCGGTAAAGTGAAGACGACTTTGACTCAGCGGCTGGAACCGATCAATGCGGCCAATCTGCGCTTGGCGCATGAGAAATTGCTCGCCGGAGACATGATCGGCAAGCTGGTGTTGGAGCGGTTTTAAGGTTAGGAACGCCTAAGGACCTATGCCTGTTATCAAAAGAGAGCAAGGATTACCTGTCCTTGCTCTCTTACATTTACATATACTCTCCGGCATAAATTATATTGCTAAACCGTCTATTAGAATAATAATTTGGAAGCGTTCCTATAGACAAAACAAAAGTTGGTTTGAGAATCTGATAATTATAGCCTCTTATTTTTTACCCTTCTCGCTATTTTACCACCTAAATAAGCAGAAATTAAGATAGACAAATCATACATCAAATTTCTAATAAACGGGTCTCCCTTGGGATCTGACAATTGCCCAACTCGGCAATATCCGGCTACTTGCCGCTGATGTCGCTTGTTGGAGTAGAATGTCCCCTTTCTCTTCTTCATGTTCCGCCCAGTCAATGACAGGACGAACAGTTTAGACAAGGGCAAAGGAATGTCGAACGCCACTTCTGAATGAACATGCAGAATGTCCGTTGCGTTATTTCCAATCTCCGAAATCCAAAACTGGAAGTGAATCAGAGAATCGGGTGGGCATTCTAGCCGAAGCGTATGCTTCCTTGCTAGACGGGCATAAACGAGTTGATACGAGAGATATGCCCAGTGCTTACCCTCCCTCACTCGTACTCGGTATTTAAATCCCTTGTCCATCACGTAAAATGCGGCGTTATAGTAGTCACAAAGCCACTGGCGAAGCGGATTGAAGAACGTCCAATACACGTCCGTAAAGTCAACTACAATACAGTCAATTTTGATACTTTCATACCTTCCATGTTCAGCCCCCACCGGAAATTTTTTAACGAATTCCCGTCTATAATTAGAGGGCAAGGTGGCTAGCCTACACGTTGTCTTACCTGTATATGTCAACTGGCACGTTGCCAGGTTATCCTTACACCAAAACCATCGTTTCAAATACTGCAATATTTGCGGAGCAAAATAAAGTCCTCTCACTATCTATGGTCGCGGTATGTCACGGTAAAGTTGCTGATGTGATTTCACCGTCTCTATCGAATTGAACCATACAAGAGTTGCGATGCAATTTTGCGTATTTCATCTTATTTCAGAAAAACCGTGAGAAAACGAAGATAAGGTTTTCGGAGCAAGACATGATGGTATCTGATGATATTGGGGCTCTTGCTAAGTTAGAGGATTGTGGTAAAGGGTTATATTATTCAAGCATTGCATGTGCGTACAGGCATATTAGAGGATTATTATACGGGGGCAATGAGGGTTAAGTTCATTCGGGACTTGCCGCCCGATTCATTCGGCACTGGGTGGGTTAAAAAGAAAGCCTTGAAGGATTTATCCCTCAAGGCCAATCATATTTCTACATTTGTTTGCTATACATCTCAAGCCTATCTACTTCAAGAAATTGTAACGAGGATTCGTTTACTGCACCAAGTTTAGTAAAATTCTCACGGGCTTGGGCAAGGGTCATGTGGTTAGGCGAACTAAAGTATTTTGGGTCTGTGTTCCCATCATCTTCCCAAAAACATACCGGGCAGATATCATACTCGCCTTTTGTTGGAAGCGCCTTATAGTCACAACAAGGACAAGTAATTAGTTCCTCTTGCACTCCCTCTACCTCATGACTTGAATGTAATATCTCTGAAACTCTTTTAGATAAAAAATCATTCCTAACCCCAATATATTTGACTTTTAGGGCTTCGAAAATAAGTGAATTGTATTTATCGTCCATAACATACTCAGGTGGTCCATGAGAATTCAATATTTCATGCTTAAGCAATTCCGGTAAATTATTGAAAACCGCATCTTCTTGATCTATTCCCCACCAATTTAATAACACTTCATAC
This is a stretch of genomic DNA from Paenibacillus sp. sptzw28. It encodes these proteins:
- a CDS encoding zinc-binding alcohol dehydrogenase family protein — protein: MNSHQTMKAVGFYRTLPLSDPESLIDLELEKPLPTGQDLLVEVKAISVNPADVKVRARGNDDHETPKIIGWDAAGIVVQVGPECTLFKPGDEVYYAGSVVRPGCNSEFQLVDEQIVGRKPVSLDFSQAAAMPLTSITAWEGLHDRLGISHNEQENRGKTILIIGASGGVGSIATQLAKLAGLTVIGTSSRAESSQWAREHGADFIINHRKEFAPQLGELGFEKVDYIFCLNDTAGHWDNMAEVIAPQGKICSIVPAEHPLNLDLIFFKSVSFHWELMFTRSQFQTHDRIEQHHLLNKISELIDSGKVKTTLTQRLEPINAANLRLAHEKLLAGDMIGKLVLERF
- a CDS encoding cation acetate symporter, with product MSTALLLFLVIVAGTLVITYYASKKTKTASEFYTAGGGLTGWQNGLAIAGDYMSAASFLGIAGMIALFGFDGFFYSIGFLVAYLVVLYLVAEPLRNLGKYTMADMIAARFDNKKIRGVSALNSVVISIFYMIAQLVGAGALISLLIPALDYTSSVLIVGVLMTVYVVFGGMTATSWVQIIKCVLLIAGTLIISLIVLARFDFNILQMFSEMRTATPLKEAFLNPGNKFANGLDTISLNLALVLGTAGLPHILIRFFTVKDAPTARKSVVVATWVIGLFYVMTLFLGFGAAAFVGESAIVEANAAGNMAAPLLARALGGEFLFAFVSAVAFATILAVVAGLVLSAASAFAHDFYSHIVRKGKAKEKEQMKAAKLASVGVAVISILLALFAQKLNVAFLVALAFAVAASANLPVLVFTVFWRRFNTSGAVTGMLVGLLSALILVAVSPNVWSPDPGKAIFTGTPLITLTNPGIISIPLGFLGAFVGTFLSSKRNDAKFDEILVKANTGIRELT
- a CDS encoding CPCC family cysteine-rich protein, with protein sequence MDREEAIFLIIKNTIDSMPNSVRYEVLLNWWGIDQEDAVFNNLPELLKHEILNSHGPPEYVMDDKYNSLIFEALKVKYIGVRNDFLSKRVSEILHSSHEVEGVQEELITCPCCDYKALPTKGEYDICPVCFWEDDGNTDPKYFSSPNHMTLAQARENFTKLGAVNESSLQFLEVDRLEMYSKQM
- a CDS encoding glycosyltransferase; the protein is MRFASPRFKNKRAMKNSGVKVPVFIVPHGVNTKLFTPANKKLPVPGSRGKFIFVSVFGFQHRKNPEALLRAYWEEFSAADRTLLVIKTNGYAPFENERWIKNRIQIYKKRLGIRKKTAPVTIIARRLRPNQHKRIYTLGHVFVLPTRGEGVGLPFLESLSSGVPVHRYRLGRTYGFLKGE
- a CDS encoding DUF485 domain-containing protein, producing MNKGRLSYSEVARSELFRRLMAKKKRFIIPMTLFFLAFYITLPVMTSYFDVLNREAVGSITWAWIFAFSQFIMTWVLCYLYTRKSVEFDALSEELKRQVQHNTKEG
- a CDS encoding helix-turn-helix domain-containing protein, with product MADQKKKCSATMDGCPVETTLDVIGGKWKGIILYHLIGGTKRFNEFRRLYPRLTQFMLTLQLRELERDGIIHREVYREVPPKVEYSLTEFGRTLEPIILGMKKWGESHKPRLDEARTQTNEA
- a CDS encoding glycerophosphodiester phosphodiesterase family protein, translated to MKKGWIVLAVSLSLLVSSPALPQVAATPNAAPPEADDSRLKPLTGEVAVIAHRGASAYAPEHTLEAYTQAIQLKADYVELDLQMTKDGRLVALHDETLSRTTNVRQQYPDRSPWSVKDFTLEEISRLDAGSWFNEKYPSAADKKYTGLKVPTLEEAVELVEKLGSGKAGLYIETKAPDVYPGMEEKLVDVLKHYDLIDKGNVILQSFSEASLRKLKSLAPALPLVQLYSAQMLAGKDVYTEFARISDYAAGVGPTQSVVVPKLMDAAHQYGLFVHPYTVNTQDQMVHLLSLGVDGMFTNNSDLLAELLTKPYISHGTASGDITDSSAELWARANEESNVQFEVSTDPAFMKETVIKNERADAERDFTVEVQVDGLKADTVYYYRAQALPGQYSVSGSFRTAPEQGSVKPLSFVWGGDTGGQGEIPPFQSFRSMAALNPDFFLFSGDTIYADNKTPAVPNPPSDSVEDFWAKYKENRTDSGFRSLLQKTGTYAIWDDHEVTNDFSGPSEPLTPLGLKAFKDYWPVSAERSSADKLYHAFSWGDTTELIILNNRSYRDPNTKADGPDKTMLGEEQLNWLLEQLQTSDAMVKLVATSVPISIPTGKANKRDGWASGGGADSTDPTGYETEFRKISDFIIEKGIKNVYFVTTDVHYANIIQYDANGDGKADYRELISGPIGAAKGAPGTLDPTFGPERLYAEGGFFNFGASRIDPEHKQFTVEIRDESGKVRFSQTFPIEG